A part of Candidatus Babeliaceae bacterium genomic DNA contains:
- the rpoB gene encoding DNA-directed RNA polymerase subunit beta — MSSLRTGKETVRRSFSKITDIVPVPNLIEIQSRSFNEFAQLDYLPSERKMIGLEKVFRDIFPIDYGDKMSLEYVSYELGHWACTCGRLTGISNRYTWSCSSCKKSDCSRLNDAFECTFCNKKTARYKTCTNCLSRVTVQLPMTLDECRSSGQTFAMPLKVKMQLIGWDDTVADAKIVRDIKEQDIFFADIPIMVDLYEQENRFMIGNLGTFLINGVDRVIVSQLHRSPGVVFSLSKKIKDVRGKPYYLARIIPMRGSWIDFEFDSNDHLYVRIDKKKKLLVTTFLQALGVPRDNIISLFYRFDTITCSNGEFYQKLDASVIGLRIERGMLEVKDEELYIGKRINKEILIKLEKSLVDRLMLKKTSIINRVCGSDIIMPQTGEILLEQGQVLTEEHYNQLKNINHIQFTLITSSGYVLQPTIPLTLTQDKCYTQDEALKEIHAKVWPGDSSSLNEIKERLENLFFNSRMYDLTKVGRIRMNRKLHLSTAEDVTTLTREDIFATINYLVNLRERGEGELDDIDHLGNRRVRLVGELLTNQVHLGLLRIDRIVRERFRIQESHGALMPQDFLNVKPLNAVLREFFGTGQLSQFMDQTNPLSEIAHKRRLSALGPGGVMKDRATYEIRDVHTSHYGRICPIETPEGQTVGLISSLATYATVNDLGFIETAYRPVVDRVMKNEVVFLDAFEEAHKYIAQSDSIKPGSHTLDEKPIFARHEGNFLYTDAQNINYIDLSSKQLVSVATALIPFLEHDDASRALMGANMQRQAVPLIRMQSPIVGTGMERDIAYASGACVTSKRDGIVEYVSSEKIMIRSLEESFKNTDEWISKGVETYYLRKFQRSSYSTWIHQTPIVKVGDVVKANDILTNSSSIANGELALGANLLVAFMPWRGYNFEDAIILNKRLVADDTLTSVHIDEYIVDSRDTKLGPEEITRDIPNVSENALVGLDEDGVVRIGTRVRPGDILVGKVTLKGDIQYSPEEKLLRAIFGEKSREVRDTSLRVPPGIEGTVIDVKIFSRSGIRKDKRYKDFVLKETQRLESDFTMHTNCLEKMVFQKICTLLDGALPHNKVSKTLLKKDLFDQEKLESLSLQDLLVLRTEDKAINENIDLFKNVFENQVRILKGLQEEKINKLKKGDPLPSGVIKMVKVYIAMKRPVQVGDKVAGRHGNKGVVSIIVPREDMPYMEDGTPVDIILNPLGVPSRMNVGQILETILGYAGRQAGKRLGEIIEQQGFNEVKAYLEKSYGKELIKNYEKLHGKDGLEELARRSAQLGVFYKTPVFDGAQFDTDILPLLKEVMLPEDGTFKLRDGRTGDHFDQSITVGSIYIMKLNHMVDDKLHARSVGPYSLVTQQPLGGKAQMGGQRFGEMEVWALQAYGASYALQEMLTYKSDDVAGRHKVYEAIVRSEKVPEPGLPESFNVLIKELQSLGLQIDLFKSGKEEVGG, encoded by the coding sequence ATGTCTAGCCTGCGTACGGGCAAGGAAACTGTTCGTAGATCTTTTAGTAAGATCACCGATATAGTTCCGGTTCCTAATTTAATAGAAATTCAATCAAGATCATTTAACGAGTTTGCACAGTTAGACTATTTACCCTCAGAACGTAAAATGATCGGATTGGAGAAGGTGTTCCGTGATATTTTTCCAATCGATTATGGCGATAAAATGTCGCTTGAGTATGTAAGCTATGAATTAGGTCATTGGGCCTGTACATGCGGACGCTTAACGGGTATCAGCAATCGCTATACATGGAGCTGTTCTTCGTGCAAAAAATCTGATTGCTCGCGCTTGAATGATGCCTTTGAATGCACGTTTTGTAACAAGAAAACTGCTCGTTATAAAACGTGTACAAATTGCTTATCTCGCGTAACGGTTCAATTGCCCATGACTCTAGATGAATGTCGATCAAGTGGACAAACATTTGCAATGCCTCTCAAGGTAAAAATGCAGCTCATTGGATGGGATGACACAGTAGCTGACGCAAAAATTGTTCGTGATATAAAAGAGCAAGATATTTTTTTCGCTGATATTCCTATCATGGTTGATCTGTATGAACAGGAAAATCGTTTTATGATTGGCAACCTTGGAACATTTTTAATAAATGGTGTTGATCGTGTTATTGTAAGTCAACTTCATCGTTCACCAGGGGTTGTTTTTTCACTCAGCAAGAAAATTAAGGATGTTCGAGGAAAGCCCTATTACTTGGCTCGCATTATACCAATGCGTGGCTCTTGGATAGATTTTGAGTTTGACAGCAACGATCATTTGTATGTTCGCATAGATAAAAAGAAAAAACTTTTAGTTACAACTTTCTTGCAAGCACTTGGCGTTCCTCGCGATAATATTATTTCATTATTTTATCGTTTTGATACAATTACCTGTTCTAATGGAGAATTTTATCAAAAACTAGATGCTTCGGTCATCGGATTACGCATTGAGCGAGGCATGTTAGAAGTAAAAGATGAAGAATTATATATTGGCAAGCGAATCAATAAAGAAATTCTTATCAAACTGGAGAAGTCTCTTGTTGACCGACTCATGTTGAAAAAAACTTCCATTATTAATCGCGTATGCGGATCAGATATAATTATGCCTCAAACGGGCGAGATACTGCTAGAGCAAGGTCAAGTACTCACCGAAGAACATTACAATCAATTAAAAAATATTAACCATATTCAATTTACGTTAATAACGTCTTCCGGATATGTTTTACAGCCTACGATTCCTTTAACGCTCACACAAGACAAATGCTATACGCAAGATGAAGCTCTTAAAGAAATTCATGCTAAGGTATGGCCCGGCGACAGTTCTTCATTAAATGAGATCAAAGAACGCTTGGAAAACCTTTTTTTCAATAGCAGAATGTACGATCTTACCAAAGTTGGTCGTATTCGTATGAATCGCAAATTGCATCTGTCTACAGCTGAGGATGTAACAACGTTAACACGTGAAGATATTTTTGCGACTATTAATTATTTAGTCAACTTACGTGAACGCGGCGAGGGGGAACTCGACGATATTGATCACTTGGGTAATAGAAGAGTTCGCTTGGTTGGCGAACTATTAACTAATCAGGTACATTTGGGGCTTTTAAGAATCGATCGCATTGTTCGTGAGCGATTTAGAATTCAAGAAAGTCATGGCGCATTAATGCCGCAAGATTTTTTAAATGTAAAGCCTCTTAATGCTGTTCTGCGAGAATTTTTTGGCACTGGACAACTTTCCCAATTTATGGATCAAACAAATCCTTTGTCAGAAATTGCGCACAAAAGAAGACTTTCTGCTCTCGGGCCTGGCGGCGTTATGAAAGACAGGGCAACGTACGAAATTCGCGACGTTCATACGTCACACTATGGAAGAATTTGTCCTATCGAAACGCCAGAAGGTCAAACAGTTGGTCTTATTTCATCACTAGCAACATATGCTACTGTCAATGATTTAGGATTTATTGAAACGGCTTATCGACCAGTTGTTGACAGGGTTATGAAGAATGAAGTTGTATTTTTAGATGCATTTGAAGAAGCTCACAAATACATTGCTCAATCAGATTCTATAAAACCAGGCTCTCATACATTAGATGAAAAGCCTATATTTGCTCGACATGAAGGTAACTTTTTATATACTGACGCTCAAAATATTAATTATATTGATCTGTCATCAAAGCAGCTTGTTTCCGTCGCTACTGCATTAATTCCATTTCTTGAACATGATGACGCCAGCCGTGCGTTAATGGGCGCAAACATGCAGCGGCAAGCAGTTCCTCTTATCAGAATGCAATCGCCAATTGTTGGTACGGGCATGGAAAGAGATATCGCTTATGCTTCCGGTGCTTGCGTAACGTCAAAGCGCGATGGCATTGTTGAATATGTTTCTTCTGAAAAAATTATGATTCGATCACTTGAAGAATCATTTAAAAATACAGATGAATGGATTTCTAAAGGCGTTGAAACCTATTATTTAAGAAAATTTCAACGTTCAAGTTATAGCACATGGATTCATCAAACACCTATTGTAAAAGTAGGTGACGTTGTTAAAGCAAACGATATTTTAACAAATAGCTCATCTATAGCCAATGGTGAACTAGCGCTTGGCGCAAACCTTTTAGTTGCCTTTATGCCATGGCGTGGATACAACTTTGAAGATGCTATTATTTTAAACAAAAGACTTGTTGCCGATGATACGCTCACATCTGTTCATATCGATGAATACATTGTGGATTCTCGCGATACCAAGCTTGGACCTGAAGAAATAACACGTGATATTCCTAATGTAAGCGAAAACGCTTTAGTTGGGCTTGATGAAGATGGGGTTGTAAGAATTGGAACGCGAGTGCGCCCTGGAGACATTCTTGTTGGCAAGGTCACATTGAAGGGCGACATCCAATATTCTCCTGAAGAAAAACTTTTGAGAGCTATTTTTGGAGAAAAATCACGAGAAGTGCGTGATACTTCTTTACGTGTACCGCCAGGAATTGAAGGTACTGTTATAGATGTTAAAATTTTCTCACGAAGTGGCATAAGAAAAGACAAGCGCTATAAAGACTTTGTGCTTAAAGAAACGCAACGACTTGAGTCTGATTTTACTATGCATACAAATTGTCTTGAAAAAATGGTTTTCCAGAAAATTTGTACTTTGTTAGATGGTGCATTGCCTCACAATAAAGTATCCAAAACCTTGCTTAAAAAAGATCTTTTCGATCAAGAAAAGCTTGAATCATTATCTTTGCAAGATTTGCTTGTATTGCGTACAGAAGATAAGGCAATTAATGAAAATATTGATTTATTTAAAAATGTTTTTGAAAACCAAGTAAGAATTTTAAAAGGTCTTCAAGAAGAAAAAATCAATAAACTCAAAAAGGGCGATCCGTTACCATCCGGCGTTATAAAAATGGTCAAAGTGTATATTGCCATGAAGCGCCCTGTCCAAGTTGGCGATAAAGTCGCTGGCAGACACGGTAACAAGGGTGTTGTCTCTATCATTGTACCTCGCGAAGACATGCCATACATGGAAGATGGAACTCCTGTAGATATTATTCTTAATCCGCTCGGCGTACCGTCTCGTATGAACGTAGGGCAGATCTTAGAAACAATATTAGGATATGCCGGTCGTCAGGCAGGCAAAAGGCTTGGTGAAATAATTGAACAACAAGGTTTTAATGAGGTCAAAGCATATCTTGAAAAATCTTATGGCAAAGAGCTTATTAAAAATTATGAAAAATTACACGGAAAAGACGGCCTAGAAGAATTGGCACGGCGTTCAGCTCAGTTGGGTGTTTTTTACAAAACCCCCGTATTTGACGGCGCTCAATTTGACACGGATATTTTGCCATTGCTCAAAGAAGTTATGCTTCCCGAGGACGGCACTTTCAAACTACGTGATGGACGAACAGGTGATCATTTTGATCAATCGATTACCGTAGGTTCAATTTATATTATGAAATTGAATCACATGGTTGACGATAAATTACATGCGCGTTCTGTTGGGCCATACTCATTGGTAACACAGCAACCATTGGGCGGCAAAGCTCAAATGGGCGGACAAAGATTTGGTGAAATGGAAGTATGGGCGCTGCAAGCTTATGGCGCATCGTATGCTCTACAAGAAATGTTAACGTATAAATCTGATGACGTTGCAGGTCGACACAAAGTGTATGAAGCTATTGTTCGCAGTGAAAAGGTTCCAGAACCTGGATTGCCTGAATCATTTAATGTTTTAATTAAAGAACTTCAAAGCTTAGGTCTACAAATAGATTTATTTAAGAGCGGTAAGGAGGAAGTCGGTGGCTAA
- the rplL gene encoding 50S ribosomal protein L7/L12: MAAKLEQIINDISNLSLLEVAELVQKFEEKFGVSAASMAMPGQGSGAATDAAAKPAEEKTEFKVELIEAGPDKIKTIKALRSVKKDLGITEAKKAVEEVPTLIGDAISKDEAMKMKEVLEEAGAKVKLS, encoded by the coding sequence ATGGCCGCAAAACTTGAACAGATCATTAATGACATTAGCAACCTTTCTCTTTTGGAAGTTGCAGAATTAGTGCAAAAATTTGAAGAAAAATTTGGCGTATCCGCCGCATCAATGGCTATGCCAGGACAAGGTTCGGGCGCAGCAACTGATGCCGCTGCAAAACCTGCAGAAGAAAAAACAGAATTTAAGGTTGAGCTTATTGAAGCTGGCCCTGACAAGATAAAAACTATCAAAGCATTGCGTTCTGTTAAAAAAGATTTAGGTATTACAGAAGCTAAAAAAGCTGTTGAAGAAGTGCCGACCCTTATTGGTGACGCAATTTCTAAAGACGAAGCAATGAAAATGAAAGAAGTGCTTGAAGAAGCCGGTGCGAAAGTAAAGCTTTCGTAA
- the rplJ gene encoding 50S ribosomal protein L10, with product MNHHEKQSVIESLKNDFKNNKGSFLIEIKGMTVAQLQAVRRNIKKQGGTMKVAKNTLLTLAAGESSHLEQLKPYFKNQIAIIFSQEESPEIAQTICKTSEENEKFKVLVGCLNNEIIQTNKIKFFGSIGSKELVLSRLAGILKSPMIKIAWLLQEVSKNKQ from the coding sequence ATGAACCACCACGAAAAACAGTCCGTTATTGAATCTCTGAAAAATGATTTTAAAAACAATAAGGGATCATTTTTAATAGAAATTAAGGGTATGACGGTTGCTCAACTTCAAGCTGTTCGTAGAAATATCAAAAAACAGGGCGGCACGATGAAGGTAGCAAAAAATACTTTGCTAACATTAGCTGCTGGCGAAAGCTCTCATCTTGAACAACTAAAACCTTATTTTAAAAATCAGATTGCTATCATTTTTTCACAGGAAGAATCTCCAGAAATAGCTCAAACTATCTGCAAGACTTCTGAAGAAAATGAAAAATTTAAGGTACTCGTGGGATGCTTGAATAATGAAATTATTCAAACGAATAAAATCAAGTTTTTTGGATCTATTGGATCTAAAGAGCTCGTTCTTTCACGATTAGCTGGAATTTTAAAATCACCAATGATAAAAATCGCCTGGTTATTACAAGAAGTATCAAAAAACAAACAATAG
- the rplA gene encoding 50S ribosomal protein L1 yields MTQRGKKYKKAHEALGKKAIFSFQEGVAKVKEVAHARFDESVGVDINLGIDPSKGDQSVRGSVLLPHGTGKKVKVLVFAKGDYADSALKAGADYVGTDDLIEKIESGWLDFNYAVATPDLMGLVGKVAKILGPRGLLPNKKTGSVTFDVALVVADLKKGRLFFKNDKNGLVHFSFGKVSFSPEHLYENIVTFIRALAASKPPTSKGKFIKKVTLSSTMGPGVVLNPDELS; encoded by the coding sequence ATGACACAGCGTGGAAAAAAATATAAAAAAGCCCACGAAGCACTGGGGAAGAAAGCAATTTTCTCCTTCCAGGAGGGCGTTGCAAAGGTAAAAGAAGTTGCACATGCTCGATTTGATGAGTCTGTTGGCGTTGATATCAATTTAGGTATTGATCCTTCAAAGGGTGATCAATCTGTGCGTGGTTCAGTTTTATTACCACATGGAACAGGTAAGAAAGTTAAAGTTCTCGTATTTGCGAAGGGCGATTATGCTGATTCAGCATTAAAAGCCGGTGCGGATTATGTTGGTACCGATGACCTTATCGAGAAAATAGAATCAGGTTGGTTGGATTTCAATTATGCTGTTGCAACTCCTGATCTTATGGGCCTTGTTGGTAAAGTTGCCAAAATTCTTGGGCCTCGTGGTCTTTTACCCAATAAAAAAACAGGGAGCGTCACGTTTGATGTTGCTCTGGTAGTTGCCGATCTCAAAAAGGGGCGATTGTTTTTCAAAAATGATAAAAATGGACTTGTTCATTTTAGTTTTGGAAAAGTTTCATTTTCCCCTGAGCACTTATATGAAAATATAGTGACATTTATAAGAGCGCTGGCAGCATCAAAGCCGCCAACATCAAAAGGTAAGTTCATCAAAAAAGTGACCCTTTCATCAACAATGGGACCTGGTGTTGTATTAAACCCAGATGAGCTATCATAA
- the rplK gene encoding 50S ribosomal protein L11: MAKEIKATVRLQIPGGAATPAPPVGAALGQQGVNIMEFCKQFNAKTADKKGQTIPVVITVYTDKKFDFVIKTPPASELIKKKINLQKGSAKPNTEKVGKISWSDIEEIAKIKLADLNATDIEQAKKIIAGSARSMGVEVV; this comes from the coding sequence ATGGCAAAAGAGATAAAAGCAACGGTTCGCTTGCAAATTCCAGGCGGAGCAGCAACGCCAGCTCCACCAGTTGGTGCGGCACTTGGTCAACAAGGCGTTAACATTATGGAATTTTGCAAGCAATTCAATGCAAAAACTGCTGATAAAAAGGGGCAAACAATCCCCGTAGTTATCACTGTTTATACGGATAAAAAATTTGATTTTGTAATCAAAACACCACCCGCATCAGAATTAATCAAAAAAAAGATTAATCTTCAAAAGGGTTCCGCAAAACCAAATACTGAAAAAGTTGGTAAAATTTCTTGGAGCGACATTGAGGAAATAGCAAAAATCAAACTTGCTGATTTAAATGCTACCGACATAGAGCAGGCCAAGAAAATAATAGCGGGAAGTGCACGTAGCATGGGTGTAGAAGTAGTCTAA
- the nusG gene encoding transcription termination/antitermination protein NusG, which translates to MKRWYVVQIYAGYEEKIKTDITKRIEEKGLAHLFGQILIPSAKMKQFFDVAAENKAQDQQLFPGYMLIEMESAPESIRLVASTPRVLRFLGGNNPAPLSQKEIDRVLGQVKGEVAVVLEKHEFDVGKEVEIVEGAFIGFVGIVDAIDEESEKLTVMVSIFGRMTPVELNFDQVKQ; encoded by the coding sequence ATGAAACGATGGTACGTTGTTCAAATTTATGCTGGATATGAAGAAAAAATAAAAACAGATATCACTAAGCGAATTGAAGAAAAAGGCTTAGCGCATTTGTTTGGACAAATTCTTATTCCTTCGGCAAAGATGAAGCAGTTTTTTGATGTTGCTGCTGAAAATAAAGCGCAAGACCAGCAACTGTTTCCCGGCTACATGCTTATTGAGATGGAGTCAGCGCCAGAATCAATACGATTGGTGGCTTCTACACCTCGTGTTTTACGATTTTTAGGTGGCAACAATCCTGCGCCTCTTTCTCAAAAAGAGATTGATCGCGTTCTGGGGCAAGTTAAAGGTGAAGTTGCGGTCGTCCTTGAAAAACATGAATTCGATGTTGGAAAAGAAGTCGAAATTGTTGAAGGCGCATTTATAGGATTTGTCGGTATTGTTGATGCAATCGATGAAGAAAGCGAAAAACTTACAGTTATGGTAAGTATTTTTGGAAGAATGACGCCCGTTGAATTGAATTTTGATCAGGTTAAACAGTAG
- the secE gene encoding preprotein translocase subunit SecE, which translates to MKSMQFAQWIMRFLSEVRIELSKIEWPKIDDFSGATIVVLVLVVISSIFFGAVDKGISLLTKYIFTYGL; encoded by the coding sequence ATGAAAAGTATGCAATTTGCGCAATGGATTATGCGCTTTTTAAGTGAAGTACGAATTGAGCTGTCTAAAATTGAATGGCCCAAAATTGACGATTTCTCTGGGGCAACGATAGTCGTTCTTGTTCTTGTAGTAATATCTTCGATTTTTTTTGGTGCCGTAGATAAAGGAATCTCTTTGCTTACTAAATATATTTTTACCTATGGTCTGTAA